The nucleotide window CTGACGGCTAAGCAGGTCACCCAACAACTCAAAGCTGCTGGATTTGTCGAAGTTTCCCAAACTGGCTCTCATCTCAAACTATTCAACGCAGAAACCCGACGAACCGCCATTGTGCCCATT belongs to Candidatus Obscuribacterales bacterium and includes:
- a CDS encoding type II toxin-antitoxin system HicA family toxin, with the translated sequence MAPKTPRLTAKQVTQQLKAAGFVEVSQTGSHLKLFNAETRRTAIVPIHSKKVIPIGTLKSIEKQAGIEFS